Proteins from a single region of Campylobacter sputorum:
- the thiE gene encoding thiamine phosphate synthase: MSEIYAITDDILTPDETIEDQVLEILQNGIKFIQYRSKKSIQNEEIIKNLISLCEDFNAKLIINDNVNLAKKLKAHGVHIGKNDAMLKNTKEFLGSEFIIGVSCYNDINLAINSQNIGASYVAFGAAFKSATKPNALLSGIEIISQAKEKISLPICIIGGINQGNIADVATKKPDMIAMIEAIYKPNSIKENITNLRKKIYQWT, encoded by the coding sequence GTGTCTGAGATTTATGCAATAACGGATGATATCTTAACTCCAGATGAGACTATAGAAGATCAAGTTTTAGAAATTTTACAAAATGGTATAAAATTTATACAATATAGGAGTAAAAAAAGTATACAAAATGAAGAAATCATCAAAAATCTCATATCGCTTTGCGAAGATTTTAATGCAAAGCTTATCATAAATGATAATGTAAATTTAGCCAAAAAATTAAAAGCTCATGGCGTTCATATAGGAAAAAATGACGCCATGTTAAAAAACACAAAAGAGTTTTTAGGGAGTGAGTTTATAATCGGAGTAAGTTGCTATAATGATATAAATTTAGCCATCAATTCTCAAAATATCGGTGCTAGTTATGTTGCATTTGGCGCTGCTTTTAAAAGCGCGACTAAACCAAATGCCTTGCTTAGCGGCATAGAAATAATCTCTCAAGCAAAAGAAAAAATATCACTACCAATTTGTATAATAGGCGGCATAAACCAAGGCAATATAGCAGATGTTGCAACTAAAAAGCCTGATATGATAGCAATGATAGAGGCTATTTATAAACCAAACTCAATAAAAGAAAATATAACAAATTTAAGAAAGAAAATATATCAATGGACATAA
- a CDS encoding amino acid ABC transporter ATP-binding protein, translated as MIKIENLCKKYGNLSVLNNISTNIKKGEVVAIIGPSGGGKSTFLRCINKLEEPDSGHIFIKNQDITLKSTNINKIRQKVSMVFQHFNLFANKSVLSNLTLAPIKAGIYSKEEAQSKAIELLRKVGLEDKKDEFPHKLSGGQKQRIAIARSLAMNPDVILFDEPTSALDPEMIGEVLHIMQEVAKEGLTMLVVTHEMGFARNVANRIFFMEGGIIAVDDTPKNVFENPQNERLQEFLNKILNH; from the coding sequence ATGATTAAAATAGAAAATCTTTGTAAAAAATATGGAAATTTATCGGTTTTAAACAATATATCCACAAATATAAAAAAAGGCGAAGTTGTAGCTATAATAGGTCCAAGCGGTGGTGGAAAAAGTACATTTTTAAGATGTATAAACAAGCTTGAAGAGCCAGATAGTGGACATATATTTATTAAAAATCAAGATATAACATTAAAAAGTACAAATATAAACAAAATAAGACAAAAAGTTAGTATGGTTTTTCAACACTTTAACCTTTTTGCAAATAAAAGCGTTTTATCAAATTTAACTCTAGCTCCTATAAAAGCAGGAATTTATAGTAAAGAAGAAGCACAAAGTAAAGCAATAGAACTATTAAGAAAAGTTGGTCTTGAAGACAAAAAAGATGAATTTCCACATAAATTAAGTGGCGGACAAAAACAAAGAATTGCAATAGCAAGAAGTTTGGCAATGAATCCTGATGTTATTTTATTTGATGAACCAACTTCAGCACTTGATCCTGAAATGATAGGTGAAGTTTTACATATAATGCAAGAAGTTGCAAAAGAAGGATTAACAATGCTAGTTGTAACCCACGAAATGGGTTTTGCTAGAAATGTTGCAAATAGGATATTTTTTATGGAAGGTGGAATTATAGCAGTTGATGACACTCCTAAAAATGTTTTTGAAAATCCACAAAATGAAAGATTACAAGAATTTTTAAATAAAATTTTAAACCATTAA
- the ccsA gene encoding cytochrome c biogenesis protein encodes MNKIISGFLGMGSAITMLLIYAVSCGTATIIENNYDTPTAWSAVYGATWFALLQLLLGVNLLYNIFRYKLITLKKLPSFLFHFSFIIILIGAGITRYFGFEGVVHIRNGESTDELWTSAVYLQLIADDGKNLYQDNEEKHISLKGDNDFSMSVDINGKKATYKYKDYIRSADFVFTDSKDGKPIINLIISGNGSSNELILENNTSNIIDGVEFTFNKEPNSDKFVKFTLKDDKWFFTSSDKVSYFIMSENKKDNFESNSLNEFKEMRLYTVANINFSPKFLSKSASKKLVSANDGNDAMIGELEFNGEKQDVPIFTNGKVYSTHIGGVEFVTKVGSLKHTMPFVMHLNAFKLDRYPGSNSPMSYSSDITIFDKNGNKIMDYLIYMNNVLDFNGHRFFQSSYDMDERGTILSVNKDPGKIPTYIGYFLLGLGFFLNLISPYSRFRKLANLVNSEATKTLSLMFVIVLAFAGVNLKASDVPSIDKNHAKELSSLLVQSVDGRIKPFDTVGYEVLNKIYRSSSFNGMSPTEVILSMMLNSDYWQEAPLIAISNKELKKLLGVDENAKYAKFSDFFNMGSDGKLTYKLTKTVELTNRKNPALRGMFDKDVIKVDERVNILYMVFMGEIFRIFPKIDDPNNTWYSPASAIMSFPKEESNQVASILQNYFRSIIDAQSSGDWKQANDALNVLKEYQSKYGASILIDQKKIDMELLLNKYNIFDRLSPFYLISGLILLAVVFIKMVRPKTNVLYPFRFVYFLNLVLFLALTAGLGMRWYVSQHAPWSNAYESLIYVAWAMALSGLIFAKRSPVTIALTSILTGVTLFVAHLSWLDPQITTLVPVLNSYWLTIHVSVITASYGFLGLCALLGMFTLILMCFQGKKENKEISRNILEATRINEMSMIFGISLLTLGNFLGGVWANESWGRYWGWDSKETWALISIIVYAVVLHLRFIPKLNNQYAFGVASSFAYWSIIMTYFGVNFYLSGMHSYASGDPVPVPNFVGIIATVMIIITLIASRGIKFAKKL; translated from the coding sequence ATGAATAAAATCATATCTGGTTTTTTAGGTATGGGATCTGCGATAACCATGCTTCTTATTTATGCTGTATCTTGTGGAACAGCAACTATAATAGAAAATAATTACGATACGCCAACTGCTTGGTCGGCTGTTTATGGAGCAACTTGGTTTGCTTTATTGCAACTTTTACTTGGTGTAAATTTGCTTTATAATATTTTTAGATACAAACTTATTACACTTAAGAAATTGCCATCTTTTCTCTTTCATTTTTCATTTATAATTATTTTAATTGGCGCTGGCATTACTAGATATTTTGGCTTTGAGGGCGTTGTTCACATAAGAAATGGCGAAAGTACTGACGAGCTTTGGACTTCCGCTGTTTATTTGCAGTTGATTGCAGATGATGGAAAGAATTTATACCAAGATAATGAAGAAAAACATATATCTCTAAAAGGAGATAATGATTTTTCTATGAGCGTAGATATAAATGGCAAAAAAGCTACATATAAATATAAAGATTATATACGCAGTGCGGATTTTGTTTTTACTGATAGTAAAGATGGAAAGCCTATTATAAATTTAATAATTTCTGGAAATGGAAGTTCAAATGAACTTATTTTAGAAAATAATACTTCAAATATAATTGATGGAGTTGAATTTACATTCAACAAAGAACCAAATAGCGATAAGTTTGTTAAATTTACATTAAAAGATGATAAATGGTTTTTTACATCAAGCGATAAAGTATCTTATTTTATAATGAGCGAAAATAAAAAAGATAATTTTGAAAGCAACTCTTTAAATGAGTTTAAAGAAATGAGGCTTTATACTGTTGCCAATATAAATTTTTCTCCAAAATTTCTTTCTAAAAGCGCTTCAAAAAAGCTTGTTAGTGCAAATGATGGAAATGATGCTATGATTGGAGAGCTTGAGTTTAATGGAGAAAAACAAGATGTTCCTATATTTACAAATGGAAAGGTTTATTCTACCCATATTGGCGGTGTTGAGTTTGTTACCAAAGTTGGCTCTTTAAAACATACTATGCCATTTGTAATGCATCTAAACGCATTTAAGCTAGATAGATATCCTGGTTCAAATTCTCCTATGAGCTATTCGAGTGATATTACTATCTTCGATAAAAATGGAAATAAAATTATGGATTATTTGATTTATATGAATAATGTTTTAGATTTTAATGGGCATAGATTTTTTCAAAGTTCTTATGATATGGACGAAAGAGGAACTATACTATCTGTAAATAAAGATCCCGGTAAAATTCCTACTTATATAGGTTATTTTTTATTAGGTCTTGGCTTTTTCTTAAATTTAATAAGTCCTTATAGTAGGTTTAGAAAGCTTGCAAATTTAGTAAATTCAGAAGCTACTAAGACTCTTTCTTTAATGTTTGTTATAGTTTTGGCATTTGCAGGAGTAAATTTAAAAGCTTCTGATGTTCCAAGTATAGATAAAAATCATGCAAAAGAATTATCATCTTTGCTTGTTCAAAGTGTGGATGGTAGAATAAAACCATTTGATACTGTAGGTTATGAAGTTTTAAATAAGATTTATAGAAGCTCATCTTTTAATGGTATGAGTCCAACAGAAGTTATACTTTCTATGATGTTAAATAGTGATTATTGGCAAGAAGCTCCTTTGATTGCCATTTCAAATAAAGAATTAAAAAAACTTCTTGGTGTTGATGAAAATGCAAAATATGCAAAATTTAGTGATTTTTTTAATATGGGTAGCGATGGAAAGCTTACTTATAAGCTAACTAAAACTGTAGAATTAACAAATAGAAAAAACCCAGCATTAAGAGGAATGTTTGATAAAGATGTGATAAAGGTTGATGAAAGGGTAAATATATTATATATGGTATTTATGGGTGAAATTTTTAGAATTTTTCCAAAAATAGATGATCCAAATAATACTTGGTATTCTCCAGCGTCCGCTATTATGAGTTTTCCTAAAGAAGAATCAAATCAAGTTGCTAGTATTTTACAAAATTATTTTAGAAGTATAATAGATGCCCAATCCTCTGGTGATTGGAAGCAGGCAAATGATGCACTGAATGTATTAAAAGAATATCAATCAAAATATGGTGCAAGTATTCTTATAGATCAAAAAAAGATAGATATGGAGCTACTTTTAAATAAATACAATATATTTGATAGATTGTCACCTTTTTATCTAATTTCCGGACTTATTTTACTAGCTGTAGTTTTTATAAAAATGGTAAGACCAAAAACAAATGTTTTGTATCCTTTTAGATTTGTATATTTTTTAAATTTAGTGTTATTTTTAGCACTTACTGCCGGACTTGGCATGAGATGGTATGTTTCGCAGCACGCTCCTTGGTCAAATGCATATGAGTCACTTATATATGTAGCTTGGGCAATGGCTTTATCTGGACTTATATTTGCAAAAAGAAGCCCAGTTACCATAGCGCTTACATCTATTTTAACTGGCGTGACTTTGTTTGTAGCTCATCTTAGTTGGCTTGATCCTCAAATCACAACGCTAGTTCCTGTTTTGAACTCATATTGGTTAACTATACACGTTTCTGTAATTACTGCTAGTTACGGATTTTTAGGGCTTTGTGCTCTTCTTGGTATGTTTACATTGATTTTAATGTGTTTTCAGGGTAAAAAAGAAAATAAAGAAATATCAAGAAATATTCTTGAGGCAACGAGAATAAATGAGATGTCTATGATATTTGGTATAAGCTTATTAACTCTTGGAAACTTCCTTGGCGGCGTTTGGGCAAATGAAAGCTGGGGAAGATACTGGGGCTGGGATTCAAAAGAAACTTGGGCTTTAATATCTATAATTGTATATGCAGTTGTTTTGCATTTAAGATTTATTCCTAAGCTAAATAATCAATATGCTTTTGGTGTTGCTTCTTCTTTTGCATATTGGTCTATAATAATGACATATTTTGGAGTAAATTTTTATTTAAGCGGAATGCACTCTTATGCATCAGGAGATCCTGTGCCAGTTCCAAATTTTGTTGGCATTATAGCTACGGTTATGATTATAATTACCTTGATTGCTTCAAGAGGCATTAAATTTGCTAAAAAGCTATAA
- a CDS encoding undecaprenyl-diphosphate phosphatase, whose translation MDIISTIILGIVEGLTEFLPVSSTGHLILASKLLNLQQTPTLTCFEVSIQLGSILAVVFIYFSKLKQDINIWIKLAIGFIPTGAIGFLLHKYIKELFSPDIVAYMLIFWGIIFIIVEIFNKKEKIKITTITLEDVSYKQSFLIGLSQCLAMVPGTSRSGATIITGLLAGLDRKTAATFSFLLAIPTMFAATFYDSYKNRAIFIENMDNIFIFLLGGIVAFIVALFAIKIFLKFVSKFDYIPFGIYRIVVGLIFLLFIL comes from the coding sequence ATGGACATAATAAGCACAATAATACTTGGCATAGTTGAAGGTTTAACTGAATTTTTACCAGTTAGCTCAACAGGACATTTGATATTAGCCTCAAAGCTTTTAAATTTACAACAAACTCCAACCTTAACATGCTTTGAAGTTTCAATACAACTTGGTTCTATTTTGGCAGTAGTTTTTATATATTTTAGTAAATTAAAACAGGATATAAATATATGGATAAAATTAGCCATAGGTTTTATTCCAACCGGTGCGATAGGTTTTTTACTTCATAAATACATAAAAGAGCTTTTTTCTCCAGATATAGTAGCTTATATGCTTATATTTTGGGGTATTATTTTTATAATAGTTGAAATTTTTAACAAAAAAGAAAAAATAAAAATAACTACAATAACATTAGAGGATGTCAGCTATAAACAATCTTTTTTAATAGGCTTATCACAATGCCTTGCTATGGTGCCAGGCACATCAAGAAGCGGCGCGACAATCATAACTGGACTTTTAGCAGGACTTGATAGAAAAACAGCCGCAACTTTTAGTTTTTTACTAGCAATACCAACAATGTTTGCAGCTACATTTTATGATTCTTATAAAAACAGAGCTATATTTATTGAAAATATGGATAATATTTTTATATTTTTATTAGGTGGAATTGTAGCCTTTATAGTAGCATTATTTGCGATAAAAATATTTCTAAAATTTGTAAGTAAATTTGACTATATACCTTTTGGGATATATAGAATAGTAGTAGGACTAATATTTTTATTATTTATATTATAA
- the putP gene encoding sodium/proline symporter PutP: MDDFYIYLAIVIYLGILIYIGKRNYNKDAGVDEFILDNRGLGPVLTALSAGASDMSGWMILGLPGVLYATGLCNVWIAIGLSVGAWANYKILAKRLRVYTEVAGDSSTIPDFFENRFRDNTKTIRFISGIIILVFYTLYVSSGIIAGGKTFESFFGINFAFGAIFTLFVVVVYTFFGGFKAVCETDAFQGVLMFAILVLIPSVAYFNINIPDGSSFVGEIKKYSSDMGLNHLNIFEGQSFLGIIGLLAWGLGYFGQPHIIVRFMAIRSIDELTKARFVGISWMVIGLIGAIASGLIGFVYFSSNGVILQDSETVFLQLGSTLFHPFIVGVIISAVLAAVMSTISSQLLVCSSSATQDFLFQFYKKDLSDKAKTFISRLAVVFIGVVATFIAFMLDDTVLKVVGYAWAGFGASFGPALLFSLYSSKTTTISALSGMIVGGATVILWIAFGFSQYIYELFPGFICSILAIIIVNYFNSMHDKETKKAEKILNEFDEFKEQI, encoded by the coding sequence ATGGATGATTTTTATATATATTTAGCTATTGTTATTTACTTAGGTATTCTTATTTATATAGGAAAAAGAAATTACAATAAAGACGCGGGGGTTGACGAATTTATCTTAGATAATCGTGGATTGGGACCTGTTTTAACAGCTCTTTCAGCCGGAGCTTCTGATATGAGTGGATGGATGATATTAGGTCTTCCTGGGGTTTTATATGCAACTGGACTTTGTAATGTGTGGATAGCTATAGGATTAAGCGTTGGAGCATGGGCGAATTATAAAATTTTAGCAAAAAGACTTAGAGTATATACTGAGGTTGCTGGAGATAGCTCTACTATACCTGATTTTTTCGAAAATAGATTTAGAGATAACACAAAAACAATAAGATTTATATCTGGAATTATAATCTTGGTATTTTACACTCTTTATGTTAGTAGTGGGATTATAGCCGGGGGAAAAACATTTGAAAGTTTTTTTGGTATCAATTTTGCTTTTGGAGCTATATTTACACTTTTTGTTGTTGTAGTTTATACATTTTTTGGCGGATTTAAGGCTGTTTGTGAGACAGATGCTTTTCAAGGAGTTCTTATGTTTGCTATACTTGTTTTAATACCAAGTGTTGCTTATTTTAACATAAATATACCAGATGGTAGTTCATTTGTAGGAGAGATTAAAAAATATAGTTCAGACATGGGTTTAAACCATTTAAATATATTTGAGGGACAGAGTTTTTTAGGTATCATTGGTCTTCTTGCTTGGGGACTTGGATATTTTGGGCAGCCTCATATAATAGTGCGTTTTATGGCAATAAGAAGCATAGATGAACTTACAAAAGCAAGATTTGTAGGAATTTCTTGGATGGTAATAGGTTTGATTGGAGCTATTGCTAGTGGGCTTATAGGCTTTGTATATTTTAGTTCAAATGGTGTTATTTTGCAAGATTCAGAGACTGTATTTTTACAGTTAGGTTCTACTCTTTTTCATCCATTTATAGTTGGTGTTATTATTTCAGCTGTTCTTGCTGCAGTTATGAGCACTATTTCTAGTCAGCTTTTAGTTTGTTCTAGTTCTGCTACGCAAGATTTTTTGTTTCAATTTTATAAAAAAGATTTAAGCGACAAAGCTAAAACTTTTATAAGCCGACTAGCTGTTGTTTTTATAGGTGTTGTTGCTACATTTATAGCATTTATGCTTGATGATACTGTGTTAAAAGTTGTTGGATATGCGTGGGCTGGTTTTGGTGCTAGTTTTGGACCAGCGCTCCTTTTTTCTCTATATTCTAGTAAAACTACTACAATTTCTGCATTAAGTGGTATGATAGTTGGCGGAGCTACTGTAATTTTATGGATAGCTTTTGGATTTAGTCAATATATATATGAGCTGTTTCCTGGTTTTATATGTTCGATTTTGGCTATAATTATTGTTAATTATTTTAATTCTATGCATGATAAAGAAACAAAAAAGGCAGAAAAAATACTTAATGAATTTGATGAATTTAAAGAGCAAATTTAA
- a CDS encoding basic amino acid ABC transporter substrate-binding protein has translation MKKLFKCLLASLFLATCINANDILKVGTNATYPPFEYIDQNSKITGFDMDLIDELSKRIGFKYEIVNMGFDALIPALKSGKIDAIAAAMSATPQRIKAVDFTDPYYTTENLFIKKSSNAEINSKDDLIGKKIGVQLGTVQEMAAREIKGSKVVPTKDIFNSIMALKNNKVDAVLVDSSIGYGYLNKNDDLTEFLKEPDGSEGFSIAFDKNKRTELIKKINKEVDKMKQDGTYEKLLKQYELK, from the coding sequence ATGAAAAAGTTGTTTAAATGCTTACTAGCTAGTTTGTTTTTAGCTACATGTATCAATGCTAATGATATTTTAAAAGTTGGAACTAATGCCACATATCCTCCTTTTGAATACATTGATCAAAATTCAAAAATAACTGGTTTTGATATGGATTTAATCGATGAACTAAGCAAAAGAATTGGCTTTAAATATGAGATTGTAAATATGGGCTTTGATGCTTTGATACCAGCTTTAAAAAGCGGTAAAATAGATGCAATAGCTGCTGCGATGAGTGCAACTCCTCAAAGAATTAAAGCTGTAGATTTTACAGATCCTTACTACACAACAGAGAATTTATTTATAAAAAAATCATCTAATGCTGAAATAAATTCAAAAGATGATTTAATAGGTAAAAAAATAGGAGTTCAACTTGGCACAGTTCAAGAAATGGCAGCTAGAGAAATCAAAGGTTCTAAAGTAGTTCCGACAAAAGATATTTTTAACTCAATAATGGCACTTAAAAATAACAAAGTAGACGCAGTTCTTGTTGATAGTTCTATAGGCTATGGATATTTAAATAAAAATGATGATTTGACTGAATTTTTAAAAGAACCAGATGGTAGTGAGGGTTTTTCTATAGCATTTGATAAAAACAAGCGCACAGAATTAATCAAAAAAATAAACAAAGAAGTTGATAAAATGAAACAAGATGGAACATATGAAAAACTTCTTAAACAATATGAATTAAAATAA
- a CDS encoding amino acid ABC transporter permease, which yields MNEKILKFIVFILIATLGVYFTYPDEISSDQALSYLESYNTTLILTIGGITIGIVLGFILAFLKFINIKILSFIIDEYIDIIRGTPVLIQLMVFSFVVFAAWSNNIYAAIIALGLNSSAYVAEIVRSGINSVDNGQMEAARAMGLDYKTSMKEIIFPQAIKNILPALANEFISLFKETSVVGMIGIFDLTMNAQSLQATLFTAKPILFAAVIYYISVKIFSFLAKMLETRLNKND from the coding sequence TTGAATGAAAAGATTTTAAAATTTATTGTTTTTATACTTATAGCTACACTAGGCGTATACTTTACATATCCAGATGAAATTAGTAGCGACCAAGCATTAAGCTATTTAGAGAGTTACAATACAACGCTCATACTTACAATTGGCGGAATTACTATAGGTATAGTTTTAGGTTTTATTTTAGCTTTTTTAAAATTTATAAATATAAAAATACTAAGTTTTATTATAGATGAATATATAGATATAATAAGAGGAACGCCTGTTTTAATACAGCTTATGGTCTTTAGCTTTGTTGTATTTGCCGCTTGGAGCAACAATATATATGCAGCCATTATAGCTCTTGGATTAAATAGCTCAGCTTATGTTGCCGAAATAGTAAGATCTGGTATAAACAGCGTTGATAACGGACAGATGGAAGCTGCAAGAGCTATGGGACTAGACTATAAAACTTCTATGAAAGAGATTATCTTTCCACAAGCTATAAAAAATATACTTCCAGCACTAGCAAATGAATTTATATCACTTTTTAAAGAAACTTCTGTTGTTGGAATGATAGGAATTTTTGATTTAACTATGAATGCACAAAGCTTGCAAGCTACACTTTTTACAGCAAAACCAATACTTTTTGCTGCGGTGATTTACTATATAAGCGTTAAGATATTCTCTTTTTTAGCAAAAATGCTAGAAACAAGGTTAAATAAGAATGATTAA
- a CDS encoding ribose-phosphate pyrophosphokinase encodes MHGYKIFSGNANLEFSKKISKYLSLPLSEANIKKFSDGEISVQVGESVRGKDVFVIQPTCSPVNVNLMELLVLTDALRRSSANSITAIVPYFGYARQDRKAAPRVPITAKLVANMMQAAGISRVVTMDLHAGQIQGFFDIPVDNLYGSILFTEYVKNKHFKNPIVASPDIGGVARARALAKNLNLDIVIVDKRREKANESEVMNIIGDVNGKDVILVDDMIDTAGTIVKAASALKARGATSVMAFCTHAVLSGPAYERLEKGELDELVITDTIPLKQDCDKIKVLSAAPLFAEVIRRVYNNESVNSLFL; translated from the coding sequence ATGCACGGTTATAAAATTTTTTCTGGCAATGCGAATTTAGAGTTTTCTAAAAAGATTTCAAAATACCTTTCTTTGCCTTTGAGTGAAGCTAATATAAAAAAATTTAGTGATGGCGAGATAAGTGTACAAGTTGGTGAAAGTGTAAGGGGTAAAGATGTGTTTGTTATACAGCCAACTTGTAGTCCTGTAAATGTGAATTTAATGGAACTTTTAGTTTTAACAGATGCACTAAGAAGAAGTAGTGCAAATTCTATAACTGCTATTGTGCCTTATTTTGGCTATGCGAGGCAAGATAGAAAAGCAGCTCCTAGAGTGCCAATTACAGCAAAACTTGTTGCAAATATGATGCAAGCAGCCGGCATAAGTAGAGTTGTAACTATGGATTTGCACGCTGGACAAATTCAAGGTTTTTTTGATATACCAGTTGATAACTTATATGGTTCTATTTTGTTTACAGAATATGTTAAAAATAAACATTTTAAAAATCCAATAGTAGCAAGTCCTGATATAGGCGGTGTTGCAAGAGCAAGAGCACTAGCAAAAAACTTAAATTTAGATATAGTTATAGTTGATAAGCGTCGCGAAAAAGCAAATGAAAGTGAAGTTATGAATATAATAGGGGATGTAAATGGTAAAGATGTCATTTTAGTTGATGATATGATAGATACTGCTGGAACTATAGTAAAAGCTGCATCTGCCCTTAAAGCTCGTGGTGCAACTAGCGTAATGGCTTTTTGTACACATGCTGTTCTTAGCGGGCCTGCTTATGAGAGATTAGAAAAAGGTGAACTTGATGAACTTGTTATAACAGATACAATACCTTTAAAACAAGATTGTGATAAGATAAAAGTTCTTTCGGCTGCACCGCTTTTTGCTGAAGTTATAAGAAGAGTTTATAATAACGAAAGTGTCAATAGCTTGTTTTTATAA